The Acidimicrobiales bacterium genome contains the following window.
CGGTGTTGTCCGCCGGCACCATGAGGGTCAGGTCCCCGTAGGCGAGGCGGAGGACCAGGTACTCCCGGTTCTCCCCGAATGCCTCCCTCTTCTCCCGGCGCTCGATGACAGCGGCTCCGTGATGGGGATAGACGACCTTGTCACCTACGTCGAAGGACATACCTCTCCCAAGGGCGAGACAGCAGGGGGGATGTGCACCAGGGTACGGCCCTTTCGCTGCTTTAACAACTCATAGGGAGGCGTCTGGGTACGCTCGGTCCGTGGACAAACGGGGCCTGCTGGCGCGCTCGGAGCTGCTGGCCGCCCTCGGCGAGGACGCGCTCGGCGCCCTGGCCGACACCTCGCGGGAGGTCTCGCTCAGCCGCGGTGAGGTCCTGTTCGACCAGGACGACGCCGGCCGGGACCTGTACATCCTGATGTCGGGGCGCATCGCCATCGCCAAGCGCGCCCCGGACGGACGCAGCTCGGTCGTGGCCCTCATGGAGGAGGAGGACCTCTTCGGGGAGATGTCCATGTTCGACGGGCAGGGGCGCTCCGCCGAGGCCCGGGCCCTGGAGCCCTCGCGCGTGATCGCAGTGCCTTACGACGCGGTGCGCGCCGCCCTCCAGGGCCGGCCCGAGGCCCTCTGGACGGTGGTGGCCCTGCTCGCCAACCGCCTCCGCGTGACGGATGAGGCGCTGGCCGACTCGATGTTCCTCGACGTCACCGGCCGGACGGCCAAGCGGCTGCTCGAGCTGGCCGGCGACAGCGACGAGTTCACCCTTCCCGTCACCCAGGAGGAGCTGGCGGGGATGGTCGGCGCGTCCCGGGAACGGGTGAACAAGGCCATCGCCACCTTCGTCCGCCTCGGCTGGCTCGAGCTGTCCGACCGCCGCTACCGCATCGTCGAGCGCGTGAAGCTGGCCCAGCGCGCGCTGTAGATCAGCTGTAGCGGTCCAGGATGCTGGACTCGGCCAGGCGGGACAGGCCCTCCTTGATGGCCTTGGCCCGGCCGGCGCCGACGCCTTCCACGTCGTCGAGCTCCTCCACCGATGCCCGCATGACGCTCGGCAGGTCCCCGAAGTGCTCGATGACGCGCTGGATCACGGCGTCGGGCAGTCGGGGGATCCGCGAGAGCAGCCGGCTCCCGCGGGGTTGGAGGCTGGCGTCGAGGCCGCCGGCGTCGGCCGGGATGTGCAGCACCCAGGCCAACGTCTTGAGGTCCAGCAGGTCCTCGGTGGACATGGCGGCCAGGCGGTCGAGCGCGTCGGTCAGCGTCCATCCGTTGGCCGGGCGCAGGTAGTCGCGGATCACGAGGTGGCGGTCGTCCTCGACGCCGCCCATCAGCTCCTCGAGCTGCAGCAGGATCAGGCGCCCGTCGGTGCCGAGCTCGACGACGTACTCCTCGACCTCCTCGGCGATCCGGCGGACCATCTCCGAGCGCTGCAGCATGCTCACCACGTCGCGCACCGTCACCAGGTCCTCGACCTCCAGGGCCGACAGCGACGCGCTGACGACGTCGAGACGGTTCTTGTAGCGCTCGAGGGTCTGCAGGGCCTGGTTGGCCCGGTTGATCAGGCGGGGGATCGACTCGAGGGGATGCTTCTCGGCGTTGCGGTACACGGCGATGACCGACATCGTCTCGGACGCCGATATCACCGGCACGTCCAGCGACCGGGCCACCCGCTCCGCCGTCCGGTGCCGGGTGCCCGTCTCGGTGGTGGGAACCGTGGGGTCGGGGACCAGGTGCACGTTGGCCCGGGCGATGCGGCTGGCGTCGCGGGCCAGGATGATGGCGCCGTCCATCTTGGCCAGCTCCGACAGGCGCTGCGGGCTGAACTCGGCGTCGAGGAGGAACCCCCCGGAGCAGATCGCCAGCACGGCGGCCTCGTCCCCCACCACGATGAGGGCCCCCATGTTGGCCTGGAGGATGCGGTCGAGGCCCTCGCGCAGCGGGGTGCCCGGCGCGACGGCGCCCAGGGCCTCGGTCATGGCCCGGCTGCGACGGGACGGCACGAGAACGATGGTAGTTAGGGCTTTACGACGGTGAGGACACGCGGTCTCACCGCTGGGGCGCGGTTCACGATGCCGGCGGCCTCCCCGACCGTGCCCATCCGCACCAGCTCGATGCCGGACGGGGCCTCGGTCGTCGAGCGGGGCACCACGGCGCGGGTGAACCCGAGCCGGGCCGCCTCCGCCAGCCGGCGGGGTGTGTGCACCACCTGGCGGATCTCACCACCGAGCCCGACCTCTCCGAACGCGACCGTGCCGGCGTCCACGGCCCGGTTCTGGCACGCCGACAGGAGGGCCAGCACCACCCCCAGGTCGGCGGCGGGCTCCCCCACCCGGATGCCACCGACCACCGACGTGTAGACGTCACGGCGGGCCAGCCTCGGATCGAGGGTGAGGCGGGTGTCGAGCACGGCCAGGAGCATGGGAAGACGGCCGGCGTCGAGTCCCTGCACCGAGCGGCGGGCGGGTGCCTCACCCTGCACGGTGACGGTGAGGGCCTGAACCTCGACCAGCAGCGGACGCCCGCCTTCCATAGCCGGCACGACCACGCTGCCGGCCAGTCCGGGCCGCCGGTCCGCCAGCAGGAGCGAGCTCGGGTCACTGACCCCCACCAGCCCGTCGCCGCGCATCTCGAACAGGCCCAGCTCACCGGTGGGGCCGTGGCGGTGCTTCACGGCGCGCACCATCCGCAGGGCGTGGTGGCGGTCCCCCTCGAACGACAGCACGGTGTCGACGACGTGCTCGAGGACGCGCGGCCCCGCCACCGTTCCCTCCTTGGTGACGTGGCCGACGAGCACGACCGCCGTGCCCGACGACTTGGCCGCCTCGACGAGGCG
Protein-coding sequences here:
- the disA gene encoding DNA integrity scanning diadenylate cyclase DisA — encoded protein: MPSRRSRAMTEALGAVAPGTPLREGLDRILQANMGALIVVGDEAAVLAICSGGFLLDAEFSPQRLSELAKMDGAIILARDASRIARANVHLVPDPTVPTTETGTRHRTAERVARSLDVPVISASETMSVIAVYRNAEKHPLESIPRLINRANQALQTLERYKNRLDVVSASLSALEVEDLVTVRDVVSMLQRSEMVRRIAEEVEEYVVELGTDGRLILLQLEELMGGVEDDRHLVIRDYLRPANGWTLTDALDRLAAMSTEDLLDLKTLAWVLHIPADAGGLDASLQPRGSRLLSRIPRLPDAVIQRVIEHFGDLPSVMRASVEELDDVEGVGAGRAKAIKEGLSRLAESSILDRYS
- a CDS encoding Crp/Fnr family transcriptional regulator, which encodes MDKRGLLARSELLAALGEDALGALADTSREVSLSRGEVLFDQDDAGRDLYILMSGRIAIAKRAPDGRSSVVALMEEEDLFGEMSMFDGQGRSAEARALEPSRVIAVPYDAVRAALQGRPEALWTVVALLANRLRVTDEALADSMFLDVTGRTAKRLLELAGDSDEFTLPVTQEELAGMVGASRERVNKAIATFVRLGWLELSDRRYRIVERVKLAQRAL
- the radA gene encoding DNA repair protein RadA, which codes for MGRLRTIQRCTECGSSTPRWTGRCPSCGAWNSLVEEVEEAAPAAAAHAAAARARISEGPVLLSSVEGDGAGVLPTGLDELDRVLAGGLVPGSVTLLAGEPGIGKSTLTLQAAGMLASTGARCLLVSAEESRSQVRARAERLGALAPTLWVVAETCLPDVLAAIAEVEPHLCVIDSVQMLFDPALESAPGSVAQVRHCAHRLVEAAKSSGTAVVLVGHVTKEGTVAGPRVLEHVVDTVLSFEGDRHHALRMVRAVKHRHGPTGELGLFEMRGDGLVGVSDPSSLLLADRRPGLAGSVVVPAMEGGRPLLVEVQALTVTVQGEAPARRSVQGLDAGRLPMLLAVLDTRLTLDPRLARRDVYTSVVGGIRVGEPAADLGVVLALLSACQNRAVDAGTVAFGEVGLGGEIRQVVHTPRRLAEAARLGFTRAVVPRSTTEAPSGIELVRMGTVGEAAGIVNRAPAVRPRVLTVVKP